A genome region from Schistocerca nitens isolate TAMUIC-IGC-003100 chromosome 4, iqSchNite1.1, whole genome shotgun sequence includes the following:
- the LOC126252601 gene encoding collagenase 3-like, whose amino-acid sequence MKTIIFLLLFKIIYANDKSKAIKYLSDYGYLDITNVNDNTHVSDDAFREALMLFQLTYNLEISGELSDDTLNFMNMPRCGVKDEFGSYRTSLYKWNKKHIKWYYKGATKKVLQLTDAAFKIWQDKIDIQFKHDSNNPDILITNKRRKHKFEIDKSIHCSKDLDGKGNVLGHAFLPDMNNNPVEIHMDDDEIWYLEMNTNTPKGQTNLFEVLIHEIGHSLGLRHSDDYGSIMYAYYNGSHLQLSQDDIDAIQSLYGKQLTQPTQLPIKPISPPIQSEPISLCQTKHIDHILFMNGILYVFYQKWVWIIQNTIPKSQLITDSLTVLPNDVNRIDGIYQRPSGELVIFFNNMIYMTHLHTLQLISGYPKPLSSTGLRNNFKLNGIVNTYSGRTFIFFNDFFYAEIDECNFKYKVHGIISREYSGLPTGINSVFRYINDRYAKMIGWDDCTTIIGCNIVYKGMIDRSDKKVHVLEFRQQ is encoded by the exons atgaaaacaataatattcttattgttgtttaaaattatatatgccaatgataagagtaaagcaataaagtatttaagtgattatggatatttagatattacaaatgttaatgataatactcatgttagtgatgatGCATTTAGAGAGGCATTAATGTtgtttcagttaacatataatcttgaaataagtggtgaattaagtgatgatactttaaattttatgaacatgcctagatgtggtgtaaaagatgaatttggtagctatagaactagtttgtataaatggaataagaaacataTCAAATGGtattataaaggtgctactaaaaaagtattacaattaactgatgcagcatttaaaatttggcaagataaaatagatattcagtttaaacatgatagcaataatcctgatatcttaattacaaataaaagacgtaaacataaatttgaaattgataaaagtatacattgttcaaaggatttagatggtaaaggtaatgttttaggtcatgcatttcttccagatatgaataataatcctgtagaaatacatatggatgatgatgaaatatggtatttagagatgaatactaatacaccaaaaggacaaacaaatctatttgaagtattaatacatgagattggtcattcattaggtctacgacattcagatgattatggttcaataatgtatgcatactataatggatcgCATTTACAATTATCTCAAGAcgatattgatgctattcaaagtttatatggtaaacaattaacacaaccaacacaattaccaattaaaccaatttcaccacctatacaatcagaacctatatcattatgtcaaactaaacatattgatcacatattatttatgaatgggattttatatgttttttatcagaagtgggtgtggataattcaaaatacaataccaaaatcacaattaataactgattcTTTAACAGttttaccaaatgatgtaaaccgtatagatggtatatatcagagacctagtggtgaacttgttatatttttcaataatatgatatatatgacacatttacatacattacaattgatatcaggatatccaaaaccactatctagtacaggtttacgcaataatttcaaattaaatggtatagtgaacacttattctggtagaacatttattttctttaatgactttttctatgctgaaatagatgaatgtaattttaaatataaagtacatggtattataagtagagaatattctggattaccaactggtataaattcagtatttaggtacattaatg atagatatgcaaaaatgattggttgggatgattgtacaactataattggttgtaatattgtatataaaggaatgattgacagatcagataaaaaggtacatgtattagaatttagacaacaatag